From one Allorhizobium ampelinum S4 genomic stretch:
- a CDS encoding inorganic phosphate transporter, translating into MSKIPKYARPMLDKDLDRLTLLERAAQHVARGAAPYGMALIFLIFAAVFALGFAADRTGSAIIIAAAALAGYMALNIGANDVTNNVGAAVGARAMTMTGALVMAAFFEIAGAMIAGSEVTDTISSGILAPSLVGNPQTFIWIMMAALLAAALWINLATWANAPVSTTHSIVGSVMGAAASAMGTAAVNWQTIATITLGWVISPVLGGLIAAAILFLIYDLIVYRPDKIAQARRWVPILIGLMAGCFSCYLSLKTTGMGFTIISDRAVLFGLVIGTIAWLVARPIVSQQAVGLENRNQSLRKLFRMPLIGAAALLSFAHGANDVSNAIGPLAAIVHTVMSNDLHTRMTAPLWVVTIGALGISTGLLLFGPRLIRLVGTKITKLNPMRAYCVSLSSAITVITASKLGLPVSSTHIAIGAVFGLGFFREWYNRHSKRRLEYMLMKSAEWQRKAPKPSNADEVNRRRLVRRSHILTIMGAWLVTLPVSAGLAALIYRVMFALFR; encoded by the coding sequence ATGAGCAAGATTCCAAAATACGCCCGACCAATGCTGGACAAGGATCTCGACCGGCTGACCCTGCTCGAACGCGCTGCCCAGCACGTGGCGCGTGGTGCGGCTCCTTACGGCATGGCATTGATCTTTTTGATCTTTGCGGCGGTTTTCGCGCTCGGCTTTGCAGCAGACCGGACGGGCTCCGCCATCATCATCGCCGCAGCAGCGCTTGCTGGCTACATGGCGCTGAATATCGGCGCCAATGACGTGACCAACAATGTCGGGGCTGCGGTGGGTGCCCGGGCCATGACGATGACCGGCGCGCTGGTGATGGCGGCGTTTTTCGAAATTGCCGGGGCGATGATTGCCGGAAGCGAAGTCACCGATACGATTTCCTCTGGCATCCTGGCACCATCTCTGGTTGGCAATCCGCAAACCTTTATCTGGATCATGATGGCTGCTCTGTTGGCGGCAGCCCTCTGGATCAATCTCGCCACCTGGGCCAATGCCCCGGTCTCGACGACCCATTCCATCGTCGGCAGTGTGATGGGGGCTGCCGCATCAGCCATGGGAACGGCCGCTGTCAATTGGCAGACCATCGCCACCATCACGCTCGGCTGGGTGATTTCACCGGTGTTGGGCGGATTGATCGCGGCCGCCATCCTGTTTCTGATCTACGACCTCATCGTTTACCGCCCCGACAAGATTGCCCAGGCGCGCCGTTGGGTGCCGATTCTGATTGGATTGATGGCGGGTTGCTTCAGTTGCTATCTCAGCCTGAAAACCACTGGCATGGGCTTTACGATCATCTCGGATCGAGCCGTTCTGTTCGGCCTGGTGATCGGCACCATTGCCTGGCTTGTGGCCCGGCCTATCGTGAGCCAGCAGGCCGTAGGGCTGGAAAATCGCAATCAATCCTTGCGCAAACTGTTTCGGATGCCGCTGATCGGTGCCGCCGCTTTGCTGTCCTTCGCGCATGGCGCCAACGACGTTTCCAACGCCATCGGCCCGCTGGCGGCGATTGTTCATACCGTCATGTCGAATGATCTGCACACGCGAATGACCGCACCGCTTTGGGTGGTCACGATAGGCGCGCTCGGCATTTCAACCGGACTTCTGCTGTTTGGCCCAAGGCTGATCCGCCTTGTCGGCACCAAGATCACCAAACTCAACCCGATGCGAGCCTATTGCGTCTCGCTTTCATCCGCCATCACTGTCATCACCGCTTCCAAACTGGGGCTGCCGGTCAGCTCCACCCATATTGCCATCGGTGCGGTGTTTGGCCTCGGCTTTTTCCGGGAATGGTATAATCGCCATTCAAAACGGCGGCTGGAGTACATGCTGATGAAGTCGGCGGAATGGCAGCGTAAAGCCCCCAAACCGTCCAATGCTGATGAGGTGAACCGGCGTCGCCTGGTCCGCCGCTCTCACATCCTCACCATCATGGGCGCCTGGTTGGTAACGCTTCCGGTCTCCGCAGGGCTTGCAGCGCTGATTTACCGGGTTATGTTCGCGCTCTTTCGATAA
- a CDS encoding NUDIX hydrolase: protein MAILKRIVSDLELMFRRPPKQQFAALCYRETKTGLLEVLLITSRDTGRWVIPKGWPMGSKKSHLVAQREAYEEAGVKGKIAKTSLGSYFYMKGMPDGLKIPCEVKVYLLEVREFVDDYPEKGTRILEWVSCDVAASRVQEPQLKRLFHLLSLSRQRNAANAG from the coding sequence TTGGCTATTTTAAAACGCATCGTGTCGGATTTGGAATTGATGTTTCGGCGCCCGCCGAAGCAGCAATTTGCCGCGCTTTGCTACCGCGAAACCAAAACGGGTCTTCTGGAAGTTTTGTTGATTACCAGCCGCGATACCGGGCGCTGGGTCATTCCTAAAGGCTGGCCAATGGGCTCGAAAAAGTCGCATCTCGTGGCCCAGCGTGAGGCTTACGAGGAAGCAGGCGTCAAGGGAAAGATCGCCAAAACCAGTCTCGGTTCTTATTTTTACATGAAAGGCATGCCGGACGGGCTGAAAATCCCGTGTGAGGTGAAGGTTTACCTGCTGGAAGTGCGCGAGTTTGTTGACGATTATCCAGAAAAAGGCACCCGCATATTGGAATGGGTGAGCTGCGACGTTGCGGCTAGCCGGGTGCAGGAGCCACAATTAAAACGGCTTTTTCATCTTCTTTCCCTGTCGCGCCAGCGCAATGCCGCAAATGCGGGCTGA
- a CDS encoding 16S rRNA (uracil(1498)-N(3))-methyltransferase, with the protein MRANYKMQRLYVDAGLEAANPVATTPEQYNYLANVLRLTEGAEVLVFNGRDGEWKASLAFPTRKRIALIPQSQTRPQPRPSDLTFLFAPLKVGRMDYLVQKAVEMGAGALQPVMTQHVQGRIGSIERLQANVIEAAEQCGILSVPKVAPLVKLKDLLETWPATHRIIFCDEDSATDNPMPALAAIEERQLALLVGPEGGFSDEERSLLRSLGFVTAIPLGPRILRADTAAVAALAVVQASIGDWK; encoded by the coding sequence ATGCGAGCAAATTACAAGATGCAGAGACTCTATGTCGACGCCGGGCTGGAAGCGGCAAATCCAGTGGCGACGACACCGGAACAGTATAACTATCTCGCCAATGTCCTGCGCCTCACCGAAGGTGCCGAAGTGCTTGTCTTCAATGGCCGCGATGGCGAATGGAAGGCCAGCCTTGCCTTTCCCACCCGCAAACGGATCGCGCTGATCCCGCAGAGCCAAACCCGCCCTCAGCCCCGCCCGAGCGACCTGACATTTCTGTTTGCGCCGCTGAAAGTCGGGCGGATGGACTATCTCGTCCAGAAGGCGGTGGAAATGGGCGCCGGTGCCCTCCAGCCAGTGATGACCCAGCATGTTCAGGGCAGGATCGGCAGCATTGAGCGCTTGCAGGCCAATGTGATCGAGGCAGCCGAGCAATGCGGCATCCTTTCCGTTCCAAAGGTTGCACCGCTGGTCAAGCTCAAGGACCTGCTGGAAACCTGGCCTGCCACCCATCGGATCATTTTCTGTGACGAGGACAGCGCCACCGACAATCCGATGCCAGCGCTGGCGGCAATCGAGGAACGGCAACTGGCATTGCTGGTCGGGCCGGAAGGTGGATTTTCCGATGAGGAACGCAGTCTTTTGCGCAGTCTCGGCTTTGTCACGGCCATTCCGCTGGGGCCGCGCATTCTGCGCGCCGATACCGCAGCCGTTGCGGCTCTGGCCGTGGTTCAGGCCAGCATCGGCGATTGGAAATGA
- a CDS encoding glutamate--cysteine ligase, with translation MARDTTDDTPLTSIEDMAAYMAEGCKPKETFRIGTEHEKFGFFTADLSPVPYFGEASISALLNGMQARLGWEPIIDGGNIIGLAGGSGQGAISIEPGGQFELSGAALETLHETAGETLQHLEILREVAEPMGIRFLGMGGSPLWTLEQTPRMPKSRYDIMTRYMPKVGSKGLDMMYRSSTIQVNLDFSSEVDMRTKMRVSTRLQAIAMALFAASPFTEGKPNGLLSWRGEIWRDTDNRRSGLLPFVFKPDFGFIDYVEWALDVPMYFVMRDGRYHDCTHITFRQFMAGGLKGEIAAWQPTMGDWTNHLGTLFPDVRLKRFLEMRLADGGPQSHITALSAFWVGLLYDDTALAAADNLTSGWDLATVTALRDTVPTLGFDATVEGRSVLDVSRELLALSRAGLVARARLNAEGQDESIYLQPLDSIVERGHSLAQDMLDLYHGPWDGQVEPVFSAYQY, from the coding sequence ATGGCTCGCGATACAACCGATGACACTCCCCTGACCTCGATTGAGGACATGGCGGCCTATATGGCCGAGGGGTGCAAGCCGAAAGAAACATTTCGCATCGGCACGGAGCATGAAAAATTCGGTTTTTTCACCGCCGATCTCTCTCCCGTTCCCTATTTCGGCGAAGCCAGCATTTCGGCGCTGCTGAACGGCATGCAGGCCCGGCTTGGCTGGGAACCGATCATCGATGGCGGAAACATCATTGGCCTGGCCGGTGGCAGTGGCCAGGGCGCAATTTCCATCGAGCCGGGCGGCCAGTTCGAACTATCAGGTGCGGCCCTGGAGACCCTGCATGAAACGGCGGGCGAAACCCTCCAGCATCTCGAAATCCTGCGGGAAGTCGCCGAGCCGATGGGGATCCGCTTTCTGGGCATGGGCGGCAGCCCACTCTGGACCCTGGAGCAGACGCCGCGCATGCCGAAATCCCGCTACGACATCATGACCCGCTACATGCCGAAGGTCGGCTCGAAGGGTCTGGACATGATGTATCGAAGCTCGACGATCCAGGTCAATCTCGACTTTTCATCAGAAGTCGACATGCGCACCAAGATGCGGGTTTCCACCAGGCTGCAAGCCATCGCCATGGCGCTGTTTGCCGCCTCGCCCTTTACCGAAGGCAAGCCGAACGGCCTGCTGTCCTGGCGCGGCGAGATCTGGCGCGATACAGACAATCGCCGCTCCGGCCTGCTGCCCTTCGTGTTCAAACCGGATTTCGGTTTTATTGATTATGTCGAATGGGCGCTTGATGTGCCGATGTATTTTGTCATGCGGGATGGCCGTTATCACGACTGTACCCATATCACTTTCCGCCAATTCATGGCCGGCGGTTTGAAGGGCGAAATCGCCGCCTGGCAGCCGACGATGGGAGACTGGACCAATCATCTGGGAACGCTGTTTCCCGATGTCCGCCTGAAACGATTCCTGGAAATGCGATTGGCCGATGGCGGCCCGCAAAGCCATATCACGGCGCTTTCGGCTTTCTGGGTCGGGCTGCTGTATGACGATACCGCGCTTGCGGCGGCTGACAATCTGACGTCTGGTTGGGATTTGGCAACGGTAACAGCACTTCGTGATACCGTTCCAACGCTCGGCTTCGATGCCACCGTAGAGGGCCGCTCCGTTCTGGATGTGAGCCGCGAGTTGCTGGCCTTGTCGAGGGCTGGTCTTGTGGCGCGCGCCCGGCTGAATGCGGAGGGCCAAGACGAATCGATCTATCTGCAACCGCTGGACAGTATCGTGGAACGAGGCCATTCCCTGGCGCAGGACATGCTGGATCTCTATCATGGCCCGTGGGATGGCCAGGTAGAACCTGTATTTTCCGCCTATCAATATTGA